A region from the Arachis ipaensis cultivar K30076 chromosome B01, Araip1.1, whole genome shotgun sequence genome encodes:
- the LOC107616135 gene encoding protein NUCLEAR FUSION DEFECTIVE 4-like, which produces MSSSSFSSSSSTSSSSLSSSSTTLQWLSLVGIIWLQSINGTNTNFPAYSSQLKELLSISQIQLNNLAFASDAGKLFGWFSGLASLYLPLWLVLIIGSTLGLIGYGVQYLFLTNHISNLSYWHVFLLTFLAGNSICWINTVCYVVTIRNFLSHSQVAVGITTSYQGLSAKVYTNVVDAFFSPQKNKARAFLLLNSVLPLAIGLIVAPILRQTKATSNSSSDYYIGFGVIFVITIATGIYAVVSILEFVSSKISSLGVLIGILVSLFLPLLVPISFKINQLVKSWHENREKLRVYHYTLEENYITNTNNDEVKESDEEEEKEVCVVREEIGVNLMVKRIDFWLYFFVYFFGATIGLVFLNNLGQIAESRGSSNTSSLVSLSSSFGFFGRLMPSLMDYFYFRGKSRVSRPACMVALMSPMSCAFFLLQNSTEISLYISTALIGVCTGAITSIAVSTTTELFGTKNFSVNHNVVVANIPIGSFIFGYSAAILYHKEGYNSNNINNHGKCMGMDCYANTFKIWSCFCLLGTFLALILYVRTRKFYSQR; this is translated from the exons atgtcttcttcttcattttcatcatcatcgtcaacttcttcttcttcattatcatcatcatcaacaactcTTCAATGGTTAAGTTTAGTAGGAATAATTTGGCTCCAATCCATAAATGGAACAAACACAAATTTTCCAGCATACTCTTCCCAACtcaaagagcttctctcaatctCCCAAATCCAACTCAACAACCTTGCTTTTGCCTCAGATGCTGGAAAACTCTTTGGTTGGTTCTCTGGCCTTGCTTCTCTCTACCTTCCCCTTTGGCTTGTTCTAATCATAGGTTCAACTCTTGGCCTCATTGGTTATGGTGTTCAATATCTCTTCCTAACTAACCATATCTCAAATCTCTCTTATTGGCATGTTTTCTTGCTAACTTTCCTTGCTGGCAATAGCATTTGTTGGATCAACACAGTTTGTTATGTTGTTACAATAAGAAATTTCTTGTCTCATAGTCAAGTAGCTGTTGGAATCACAACTAGTTACCAAGGTTTGAGTGCTAAGGTTTATACCAATGTTGTTGATGCTTTTTTCTCACCACAAAAGAACAAGGCTAGAGCATTTTTGTTGCTAAACTCTGTTTTGCCCTTGGCAATAGGGTTAATTGTAGCTCCTATTCTTAGACAAACCAAAGCcacatcaaattcatcaagtgATTATTATATTGGGTTTGGTGTGATTTTTGTGATCACAATTGCAACTGGGATTTATGCTGTGGTTAGTATTTTGGAATTTGTGTCTAGCAAAATTTCATCACTTGGGGTTTTAATTGGTATCTTAGTGTCACTTTTCTTGCCACTATTGGTTCCAATTTCATTCAAGATCAATCAATTAGTTAAATCATGGCATGAAAATAGGGAGAAGCTTAGAGTGTACCATTACACTCTAGAGGAGAATTACATCACCAATACTAATAATGATGAAGTCAAAGAgagtgatgaagaagaagaaaaagaagtgtgTGTTGTTAGAGAAGAAATTGGAGTGAATTTGATGGTCAAAAGAATAGACTTTTGGTTATATTTCTTTGTGTACTTTTTTGGTGCAACAATTGGTTTGGTTTTTCTTAATAACTTGGGACAAATTGCTGAATCAAGAGGAAGCTCTAACACTTCATCTTTGGTGTCTTTGTCTTCATCCTTTGGTTTTTTTGGAAGACTCATGCCATCTCTCATGG attatttctatttcagGGGAAAATCCAGAGTTTCAAGGCCAGCTTGCATGGTAGCACTAATGTCACCAATGTCATGTGCATTCTTCTTGTTACAAAACAGCACCGAAATCTCACTTTACATCAGCACTGCACTCATTGGCGTCTGCACCGGAGCAATCACTTCCATTGCTGTCTCCACCACAACTGAGTTATTTGGAACAAAGAATTTTTCGGTGAATCACAACGTTGTTGTTGCCAACATTCCAATAGGGTCCTTCATTTTTGGTTACTCGGCTGCTATTCTCTACCATAAGGAAGGGTATAATAGTAATAACATTAATAATCATGGCAAATGCATGGGAATGGATTGCTATGCTAACACTTTCAAAATTTGGAGTTGTTTTTGTCTCCTTGGAACTTTTTTGGCTCTCATACTATATGTTAGGACACGCAAATTTTACTCACAAAGATAG